In one Lolium rigidum isolate FL_2022 chromosome 3, APGP_CSIRO_Lrig_0.1, whole genome shotgun sequence genomic region, the following are encoded:
- the LOC124701025 gene encoding GDSL esterase/lipase At1g28600-like, which translates to MVPSSRLLLWALLVAAVAGGSSGTNYGQARYDRVFSFGDSLTDTGNSAILPATAGGPFTNPPYGETYFKRPNGRASDGRLVIDFIVESLRLPQPEPYLAGRTADDFRHGVNFAVGGATALDMAFLQSKGITSFVPVFLSNQTTWFNGVLQLLASPRNKQRRLMASSLFYFGEIGFNDYSFALLNVLSNDTVSLAESLVPHVVGAIRSALLDAIAAGARTMVVAGMIPMGCEPELLALLPGVAADYYDRASGCITPFNQVAQLHNRELNRMLCQLRRAHPRTSIHYGDLYHPVTAIVSSPTKYGFGDMPLAACCGGGGGPYNFNFTFFCGTPLSSACADPSGSVSWDGIHYTEAANRFVAHAMLRGL; encoded by the exons ATGGTGCCATCTTCTCGTCTCCTCCTATGGgctcttctcgtcgccgccgtcgccggaggcAGTAGCGGCACGAACTACGGCCAGGCGCGCTATGATCGTGTCTTCAGCTTCGGCGACTCGCTCACCGACACCGGAAACTCGGCCATCCTGCCGGCCACCGCCGGGGGTCCCTTCACCAACCCGCCTTACGGTGAGACCTACTTTAAGCGCCCCAACGGCCGGGCCTCCGACGGCCGCCTCGTGATCGACTTCATCG TGGAGTCGCTGAGGCTGCCTCAGCCAGAGCCGTACCTCGCCGGCAGGACCGCGGACGACTTCCGGCACGGCGTGAATTTCGCGGTGGGCGGCGCGACGGCGCTTGACATGGCTTTCCTGCAGAGCAAAGGGATAACATCGTTCGTGCCGGTTTTTCTCAGCAACCAAACCACCTGGTTCAACGGTGTTTTGCAGCTTCTTGCCTCCCCACGCAACA AGCAGCGCAGGCTGATGGCGAGCTCCCTCTTCTACTTCGGGGAGATCGGGTTCAACGACTACTCCTTCGCCCTACTGAACGTCTTGAGCAACGACACGGTGAGCCTCGCCGAGAGTTTGGTGCCGCACGTCGTCGGAGCCATCCGTTCAGCCCTGCTC GACGCGATCGCTGCTGGTGCGAGAACGATGGTGGTGGCGGGGATGATACCGATGGGCTGCGAGCCGGAGCTTCTCGCCCTGTTACCCGGTGTCGCGGCCGACTACTACGATCGGGCGTCAGGCTGCATCACGCCGTTCAACCAGGTCGCCCAGCTGCACAACCGGGAGCTGAACCGCATGCTCTGCCAACTCCGGCGAGCCCACCCCCGCACGTCCATCCACTACGGCGACCTCTACCACCCCGTCACCGCAATCGTCTCCTCGCCCACAAAATACG GTTTTGGCGACATGCCCTTGGCAgcttgctgcggcggcggcggcgggccgtaCAATTTCAACTTCACCTTCTTCTGCGGTACGCCGCTGTCAAGCGCCTGCGCCGACCCGTCGGGGTCCGTTTCATGGGACGGGATCCATTACACGGAGGCTGCTAACAGGTTCGTTGCCCACGCCATGCTAAGGGGACTGTAA